A window of Candidatus Bathyanammoxibius amoris genomic DNA:
GGCCATCTGCCCGTTAGTCATTCCATATACGGAGTTGTTGACAAATATTACGGTTATGTTCTCCCCCCTGCTTGCCGTGTGGATTATTTCCGCCAGCCCTATGGCGGCCAGGTCTCCGTCGCCCTGGTAGGCAAATATCAGGCTGTCTGGATGGACCCTCTTTATGCCTGTGGCCACCGCTGGGGGCCTACCGTGGGCGGCCTCACTCATGTCAATATCGAGATAGTTATAGGCAAGCACAGCACACCCCACCGGGGCGACACCTATAGTCTTACCCCTCATATCCCACTCATCGATTATCTCCGCAATCAGGCGCTGTACGAGCCCATGGCCGCAACCCGGGCAGTAATGGGTGGCGACTTTGTGAAGCGTCTTAGGCGGTGCATAAAGTGTTTCCATAATGATTCAAATATCTCCCACAGAAAAATAAGGGAATACTCCTTGCTTCAGCCTTTGATCATTAAAAGGCAGGCTCAAATTTCTATCATCTCTACGGAGTCTGTGGCCCTGACCTTCGGCATCACTTCTAATATGCTGTTTAGAACATCCTTTGTAGAAGGCACACCACCCCCCGTACGTCCGTAGAAATACACCGGCCGCCGTCCCAATACGGACAGCTTAACGTCCTCTACCATCTGGCCGGCGCTCATCTCAATTACCATAAAGGCCTTTGCTTTTTGCGAGAGCCGTTTAAGGGCCTCCCCGGGAAAGGGCCACAGAGTTATAGGTCTCAGAAGCCCTACGCGGTATCCCTTTTCAGAAGTCTTTTTTATAACCTCTCTACATATCCTTGCGCACGTGCCATAGGCTACAAATACAAGCTCGGCGTCTTTTGTGTCTATTTCCTCGTAGCGAATCTCCGTGTCTTCGATCCTGCGGTATTTCTTCTGCAGCCGATGGTTAAACTCCTCCAACTCCCCTTTTACCGGATAGAAAGATTTTATGACGTTCTTCGGCCTCCCGTCAGCCCCCGTAAGGGCCCACTTCTTGGGCGGCAGGTACGTCTTCATCTGCTTATAGAACTCCACAGGTTCCATCATCTGTCCCAGCTGCGCGTCCCCCAATATCATAACCGGGTTACGGTACTTGTCGGCCAGGTCGAAGCCATCGTACACAAGGTCCGCAACCTCCTGCACCGAGCTTGGAGCAAGGACAATAATCCGGTAATCACCATGGCCACCGCCTTTAACCGCCTGGAAGTAATCGGACTGAGACGGGGAAATGTCTCCAAGGCCCGGCCCTCCCCTCTGTACGTTTACAATGACGCAGGGGAGCTCACTGCCAGCGAGGTAAGATATCCCCTCCTGCTTCAGGCTTATGCCCGGACCCGATGAAGAGGTCATGGCCCTGGCGCCGGCAGCGGCACTGCCGTAGAGCATGTTAATGGCGGCTATCTCACTTTCCGCCTGTATAAAGGTTCCGCCGACCTGAGGCATCCTTACGGCCAGATAGTTAATGATCTCGTTTTGTGGGGTGATCGGGTAGCCGTAATAGAACCTGCAGCCTGCCTGTACGGCGGCCTCAGCCGCGGCCTCGTTCCCCGTCATTAATTGTTTATTGTGCAGTGACGATTTCAATCGCTGCCTCCGGACACATTATCGCACAATGACGGCATCCACTACAAGCGGCGCCGTCCTTAAAATAAACGGGCGTAAGCCCGTAATCATTCAAAGTGTTGCACATTTCCAAAGAATCGTGATGGCAGACCGGTACACAGAGTTCGCAACCCTTGCAAAGATTCTTGTCTATTTTAACCATTACCATACTTAGGACTGCCTCCCCATGAAAGTTTCTCTCTTAACACTGCGTAAAAACTTCTTATCCCGGTATCAACAAGTTTCAGGCGGGTATCAGACCTCTTCACTCTTACTACGTCTCCCGGCAACAAGTCGTCGTAGACCTGACCGTCAACGGTCAACCCCGTTTCAACACCATCGCTTACGATTTCCATCATCACATCCGACTCCCCGGAGATTACCAGGGGCCTGTTCGTCAGCGTATGCGGACAAATAGGAGAGACGACAAGGGCGTCTATATCGGGTGAGAGAATCGGCCCTCCCGCCGAGAGGCAGTGGGCCGTCGACCC
This region includes:
- a CDS encoding 3-methyl-2-oxobutanoate dehydrogenase subunit VorB, which produces MKSSLHNKQLMTGNEAAAEAAVQAGCRFYYGYPITPQNEIINYLAVRMPQVGGTFIQAESEIAAINMLYGSAAAGARAMTSSSGPGISLKQEGISYLAGSELPCVIVNVQRGGPGLGDISPSQSDYFQAVKGGGHGDYRIIVLAPSSVQEVADLVYDGFDLADKYRNPVMILGDAQLGQMMEPVEFYKQMKTYLPPKKWALTGADGRPKNVIKSFYPVKGELEEFNHRLQKKYRRIEDTEIRYEEIDTKDAELVFVAYGTCARICREVIKKTSEKGYRVGLLRPITLWPFPGEALKRLSQKAKAFMVIEMSAGQMVEDVKLSVLGRRPVYFYGRTGGGVPSTKDVLNSILEVMPKVRATDSVEMIEI
- a CDS encoding thiamine pyrophosphate-dependent enzyme; translated protein: METLYAPPKTLHKVATHYCPGCGHGLVQRLIAEIIDEWDMRGKTIGVAPVGCAVLAYNYLDIDMSEAAHGRPPAVATGIKRVHPDSLIFAYQGDGDLAAIGLAEIIHTASRGENITVIFVNNSVYGMTNGQMAPTTLLDQRTITCPDGRNADDHGYPIRICELLATVDGCGYLTRVSITDPKNVQNTKAAIKKGFRTQMRKKGLSVIEVLSPCPVYWRMNSLDSMKFIDEEMTKTYPLGTFKDWERGRS